The sequence below is a genomic window from Gadus morhua chromosome 12, gadMor3.0, whole genome shotgun sequence.
aatcattctttagtatgatgaccaacacaacattggaagcagtcaacataaaaactgctctttcctttaggccaggccgatgtgttgagattaatttatattataaacttctttatttaactgACACAATTCCACTGAGAAGTATGTAGCGTCGGTCGGTTCGGAgcaattcatatttatttatgaattgtaaaattaaaataaatgtactgATTTTGAGTCAGTAACGGTAATAAAtcacttttctttatttttttacagccTTTGCAATTTGCATACCGCGTTCTATTACGtcgcaatttcgattttaattcgattaatcgttcagccctaactCGCACCCACCTGACACATCTGGACTGGCTGCGTAAGTTTCTCATCCGGTCTTTatatctaccccctcctccgccacAATACGTATTTGGATGAGAGTGTGCAGCCaagactgttgggagagagagagagtgctgttaTGGAAGGAATAATGTTCAGAAccccggtcattatcgggaaaataagcatcagcagagaaatagtccgccaaagacgtacatgtcgcttagcaaccggacacgctggggttgataagttaccggactacttgcggagtgagaAGAAAGACACTAATAAACACCACTAATTTTCGTTTCCACATTTGTTGCAAAAAAATGTCCATTTGAATAGCTTTTATGCATGATTACATGCAATTGACAGACATTGGTGATCTCGGCAGGTATcagtttattatgttatgttatgtttatgaatggcaGTGGCATGGCCACCCTGCTCACTGTACCTTgcacatgtttaaaataaaaacctaaatatatgaacctgtgtattatttgaatatcttagtattgaatgcaaaataacaaggtaAATTTATACATGGCACTGTAGGACcagtttaatataaaacaccattttatacaatatataagtaggggtccccgctccatctctccaGGAGTGGAACCCCTTACCCGGGCAGTGTaagtgccttgctctaccagtgGGAATGGAACCCCCTCACCCTGGCAGTGTTAGTGCCACGCTCCACCACTCAACCTCGAAACGCCCACCAATAGTAGCCTGCTTATTGATTCTGATCTGTGTTCATCAGGTGCGATGGTGCTGAGGCCCGGACGGTTCACAGGATCCCAGCAGGGCGTTGATAGACCATAATGCGCTACCTAGCTCACACGGCCCACAAGCAGTTCGTGGGCTTGCTCATGGGCTGCGTGGCGTGGATCATCACCACGGCGGCCACGGGCCTCAACGAGTGGCGCCTGTGGCACGTTCAGGACACGACGGTGGTGTCGTCAGGCGTGGCCTGGGTGGGCATCTGGCGCGCCTGCTTCTACAGCCACACCCTCGCCCGCTTCGAGTTCTGCCGCAAAATGGACATCACCGCGGGCTACCTGCCGCCGGAGATCGTGGCGGCGCAGGTTCTGATGGTTCTGGCGATAGCGTGCGGGCTGGCGGGGAACGTGGCGGCATTCTACGCCGTCAGGATGGTGTACTTCTCCGTGATGAGGCGCAACCGCCTCCGACTGACGTTCGCCGTGGCGGGGTCGCTGTACGTCCTCACGGGAGTGTGTTCCTCCGTTCCGCTGGTCTGGAACATGACCTCGGTCATGGCCAATCAGAGCATCGACTTCCCCCCAGAGTTCCACATGCCGTCGGCGCCGACGCAGCAGAGGGTGGGGGCGGCGGTTGCCGTGGGGTTGGCGGGCTCCCTGCTGATCATGCTCTGCGGGCTGATGTTCCTCTGCTACCGGCCCCCCCATGGGAGGGATGAGCCTATCCAACGGACCGTAGACCACTCCCTCCAGGGCTCCTCGGGGCTGACCACCATCGGCCCCGTGGCCAAGACCAGGGACGGAGGGAAGGATAACCCGACCTTTGACCCCGAGGACGGGCAACAGCcctgaagatgaagaagaagccATGAACACTCTTCATCTTCATGAGCATGATGTGCATCTGGGGAATGGTTGGGATTTCACACCAACTGGAGTCTAACGGATTCGGTAGATTAAAGTTTAATCTTATTGGAGTTCAACATTGACTGactgaaaaaaaatatcttCACTAGAAAAGAAATGTCCGAAGCAACATTTACAGTTTTTATTGTATAATATTCAAATACAAACACTACAATGTGCtaatatatattgtaaataaaatgtaGCCTAACATACAATTGCCTCACTCAACTCAaacaggaataataataacttcacaaaataaattgtCCTTAAAGTATTCACAACAAAGTTCAAAGATTGTGTTCAAAGACCATCCCGGTCTTTGGAGCCAGATTATTTTAGACTTGAAAAAACGGTCACAGCAACACTGGAGACTGATGACTTTGCCCCTCAAGTGTTATCTGTTATCTAAACAACGTAACATTACCCGGCCATTATCTGCTTTAGTGATTACAGGCACCCGGGCTGAACCAATGGTCATGTCTGTCTCCACGGAGAAGCGCTGATCACGTGACCTGGAGTGGGCTCGTCTGACGACAGCAGGCAACATATGAGCCCCGAAGTAGGGGGGAGTGAGAAGGGGCGGGGAAGGAAGAGAGTAGTGATTGTTCCCAGGGAATTAACGTACACATTatctcacacacgcacccatatGCATATtctcacgcatgcacaaacgcatacacactcacttacacacatgtGCATTCTCACGCAGGTGTAttcgtacacgtacacacatgcacacatactctgactgacacacacacaaaagcattgAGACTCCCACTCTCATAAAAAGTATACACTCCCACGTAGGCACTCAcgtgcacgcacccacacacttcAGCTCACTACGGGTGGTTGACAGTGTGGAGAGACGAGGGGCCTCTTGAGCAGCTCTCTGTCAGGAACAcacgtcccccgtccccccgcccTCGCAACCCCTTCCATAGGCCCATAGGCCCGTGCTGCAGGAGACCCATACATCCAGACTACTGgagtctgtctgtttgtgtttctttctgtctgtgtctctgtctgtctgtgtctctgtctgtctgtgtctctgtctttctgtgtctctgtctgtctgtgtctctgtctgtctgtgtctctgtctgtctgtgtctctgtctttctgtgtctctgtctgtctgtgtctctgtctgtgtctctgtctgtctgtgtctctgtctgtgtctctgtctgtctgtgtctctgtctttctgtgtctctgtctgtctgtgtctctgtctgtctgtgcctctgtctgtgtctctgtctttctgtgtctctgtctgtctgtgtctctgtctgtgtctctgtctgtctgtgtctctgtctgtgtctctgtctttctgtgtctctgtctgtctgtgtctctgtctgtgtctctgtctgtctgtgtctctgtctgtctgtgtgtatgtctctcacTCTGGGGGAGAATGTGCAGCATCATCATCGTTCATGGCTGACCTCGTTTAGCTCTGTCTAATCATGATCTTATCTTTTTGAAGATACTTCAGATACTGTTATCAACACTTTTGAGGAGAGTTTTACTGATTCACTTGAGAAATAGTCCTATCGTTATCTGCAAGGGAAACAAGATCATCAAGTGATCAAGTTGTTATCTCTCACTTATTCCAAGGAAAGTAGTGTTAAATATATACCATGTCTTCTGTCTATAAGATAAATAATATTAAACTCTAACAGTTTTATTTTACTATTATGTCATAGTCTTATTCTTATGATTCTCTCTACATTTTGTCAACCACATTCCCTTGTTTGTCCAGTGGTTCCTGCGGTTTGCAGCAGCATTTGACCAGCCCAACTCTCCCCTCTACATACTAAAAGGGAGAACTTTTGTTTGGTTGGTAACGATTATTGAATTGTTCTCTAATTCTGCTCCACTCTGGTTTGAAAGGAGATATTGGTACAGTTCTTTGCATGTGTTGATCACTTAACATCGCCTCCATGATCGAGACCAaagtgtatcatcatcatcatcatcatcatcatcatcatcatcatcatcatcatcatcctcaaccCAATGGCTGACCTCCTCCGGGTCTGTCTGATTATCTGTGATCATTCTTCCCGGGGCGCGCTGCCTATTAAGGCCTTCATTAAACACAGCTTAGCTCAGCCAGCCACCGGGAAATCTGCTGGAATTAGTCCCATGCTGGGCTACCCcgaagcaggcaggcaggcacacacacacacacacacacacacacacacacacaaacacacacataagcgcacacacatacacaaacacagacacacacacatacacagacacacatatacatgcaaacacatgcatacacacacacatatacacacatacacacacacacacacacacacacacacacacacacacacacacacacacacacacacacacacacacacactcaatcaaaaacacataacacaaacatgggACAAACCCATGCATACACCAcagataacacacagacacacacacatctaatgCAAAGacgcacacctgcacacatcacacataaacaatgcttacacacacacacacacacacacacacacacacacaaacacacacacacacacacacacacacacacacacacacacacacacacacacacacacaacagaccagGCCCgctgtgctcccccccccccctgctggacaTGCTGACTGAGGAATCAGGCGCGCCATGATGGGAGGGCATTGTGCCTCCGGGCCCTTCCTGTTCAGGGGTTATGTGAGTGGAGCACGGCAGGTGGGCCTTGTTGTACGCTCACACAGCCCAGGAGAAGCCAAGTGCTTTAGCCTCTTTACCCTGCGGCGCTCCGTGGAGCCCTCAGCGGGCTGTTGGCTCCAGGCCCGGGCGACACACGTGACCACTGCTCCGCTCCACACAAACAACGCGCTCCAGGCTTTCTTTTGGTGGAAAAGGGAAGATCCGAGAGTCGTTCTTCAGAACAATAGATTTCTTTATAGAAACTGTGCAAAAAAAGTGCAAAATTAAACAGGATAGGGACTGGATTCACACATGAAATGGGCTTTTTCTAAAGGATCTTTGGGTACAAAATATATAACTTACCAGGTAGACATTTGGTTCATTTTGGACCACCACTGAAAGCAAAAGGCTTGATCTGCCCCTAGTTTTAATTAGATTTTACAATGGTATCTATCAACTAACAACAAGCagaaaccaattttaacagccaTTGTAATTCCTAACATCACTGATACAAGCAGTTCTTGTAAAAACAcagtttttttactttttcttcTTTGGCTTTAGACTTGATTGCATAACAACACGACAGTATGGACGCTGATCAggttaatcataataataatccaaTACCGGTCGTCAACATGCTATCATATCAGAATAGCTCCATTTCAAGGATCAGAGGACAATAGATTATCAACATGTCATTATTTTCGTACAGCTCCGAAACCGACCGACGCTACATACTTCTCAGCGGTATTGTGTCAGCGTCAGCTGTTCCACTGGGTCTCTAGCCCCAGTACTGTGTTATCATGGTCATAGTAACGGGTGTTTTTTTAAGTCGGACGACATTGGTCCAGGTGTAAAGGTTCTGGAAGGTTCTGGAAGGTTCTGGAAGGTTCCGTCTCCTCGCTGCACTTCAGTCCAGCCGTCGGGTCTGGTTCTCGTACCCGGGTCACACGTACTCTGATCGTTTCGCGGCGGTCAGCTCCCCTCCCCGGGCCTCGTACCGGTACTGCGGCCTGGGCCGGCGCCGGCTGGCCGACCCCAGGGCGGCGGTGACGAGCAGCAGGACCCCGGCCGCACACAGCAGGAACCCCGCCGCCCAGCCGCAGAACAGGGCGTCGCCGAACTCCCAGCGCGGCACCACGTCCGGCAGGGCCTCGTCGAAGAAGCGCAGCACGGCCAGGTGCGCCACGTACGACACGGGGATCAGACACAGGATCCCGGACAGCACCGCCAGCACGCCGCCCAGCATCACCAGGGTCCTCTTGGCTTGccctcccccgccgccgccgccgtccccGTCTCTGCAGCTGTTGACCATCTGCATCCCCGGGATGGTCACCAGGAGTCCCAGCATCCCCGTGGCCAGCGACGCGCACATGAGGACGCGGCCCAGCTTCATGTCGTGCGCCAGGCCCAGCAGGCTGTCGTAGGAGCGGCACTCCATGCCCCCGATGTCCTGCACCACGCACGTCTCCCACAGGCCCAGCTGGTAGCTCTCGATGGCCAGCAGCTCCGTGGACATGCTCAGCCAGTGGGGCAGGATGGTGGAGGCCAGCGCGCACAGCCAGCCGCCCAGCCACAAGCACACCGCCAGCAGCTCAGAGGAACGGCCGCACGCCTCCATGGTCCAGTGAGTgatcgctgctgctgctgctcggggCTGTGGCTGGCCCTTGACCGACCAGtgggagtggaagagagagagcgagagagagagagagggccgggatggagagggagggagagagagcgaggaagagagggagagagtggagggggatgggagggagagagagttccTCCCTTCTCCGACTCGGTTGTTATGTCAGGTTGGAGAGGATTATGTCAGGCGGGTTTCCGCTTGAATAAACTTGCTGGGAACACCTGCTGATTGGTCTGGTCCCTCCTAGTCGCTCCTTGTCTCTCCTGGTCATTCCTGGTCTCGTcgggtctctcctggtctcatcTCATTGCTCCTGGTCTCTAGTGGTCTCTGgtagtctcctctagtctcctctagtcGCTCTGGGTCTTTCTGGTTCTCTGGTGGTCTCCTTTGGTCTCTCCTGATCTATCTGGTGGTCTATTGTGGTCTCCTTTGGTCTCTCCTGATCTCTCTGGTGGTCTATGGTGGTCTCCTTTGGTCTCTCCTgatctctctggttctctggtagtCTCTGGTAGTCTCTCCTGATCTCTGGGTCTCTAGTGGTCTCTGGTagtctcccctggtctctcggGGTCTCTCCGGTTTAGGGTTCCGGGTCTCTGTGTCTCGAGCTCATCCACACATCATGTGtgtcgggggggagaggggacaaTTCGGGCCCTGCCCAATCTGTGCTGCCAGGGGCCTtcgggagggaaggagggggaggaaccaGCCTGTgatgacgtcaccaccacaCTTCCAATGACTTGATGGCGAGGgcaaggggcggggggggggggggggggggggggggggggggggcggcgttcATAATCCTCACCCAAAGCAAAAGTTAAAAGAGCTTTTTAACAATGATTTCTTCCCAACACACGGTCTCCCTCAGAGGTTCCCTCCGTTGAGATGGCCTCTCGTCAGACCCTGTGGCCTCGCAGGATGAGACAGAGGCGGCCTCACCCTAGACTCCCAGACTCAGGTGTGGTCTAAAGCCCTGAGAGCCTGTAATGACGGTCATAACCGTAATAACTGTTATAGAGGAGCGCCCTGGGCTTGCATGGGGGCAGGAACACATTAATGTCATCAGCTTATGAAATGAAGTCACACGTTGAATTACAATGACGATCATTAAGATTCGACGTTTCACATTCCGTATCTTTCGTCAGTTGAaagattaaaaaatgtaaatattcttcttcttctataaACATTGGGTTGACAGTTATTGTATAAAATGGATTTCAACGATGGTCATTGGGTTTGAGGCACTGAAGAAACTGACAGGAAGTGTCAGAATACTAGAGACTAATAGCAGGAAATGTCTGAATACTAGGGACTGATTGCAAGAAGTTTCTGAATACTAGAGACTGATAGCAGGAAGCTCAGTTGTACGTGACACAAAttgtacacaacacacaatacaaacaaaatgatgcacacaaaaacacagacattaacacacacacccttgcttgtgcacacacgtatacacacacacacacacacacacacacacacacacacacacacacacacatatgcaagcacaaacacacacacacacacacacacacacacacacacacacacacacacacacacacacacacacacacacacacacacacacacacacacacacacactctctctcactcaactGACTTGCTGGTTATTAACTGTAATATGGTGTCTACTTGGCTGTTCAAACACACCAACTCCAGTTTAGTATTATTCACATAGATACAAACTCACCATCATCAACAAATGCTgaattgtaaaaaaagaaaactctgCAACATTATGTCCTTACAATGGTAACATTAATTTAACGATAAAGTCATACATTCAAGTTCAGGTTCCTGTCATGTACAAAGAGGCCTCAATTGTGAAGTTTCAGTCAAATCCTAAACTTATTAATTCATAGCACTGCCTTCTGAGGACACGCGATGGCGCTATTGTATCATTGCGAGAGACACACGCCAAAAACCAACTTGGCATTGGAGTCTGCACTTTATGATGTTTACTTTATGTCATTATGGGACCGCCACTTAGGTTTACACAAGTATATGTACGCTCTTTATTAATCCTATAAATTGTTGTGGTTTTTATGTCTACAACAATGAACTtaggaaaactttttttttttttttaatacataatGCACTTTCGATAGTTGATCATATCGATCTTTTCGGAGCGGCGGCGACATGAGCCTCCCATTGGACGGAGAAATACGTCCGTTCGTACGTTCTCGCACAATTTATGCAAATTAGCTATGCCCGAATATGGACTCGACGGAATGAAATATGGTCGAAGAGGCGAACATGGACGACCGAGGAGCGTAAAAAGAGTGGAGCGATAGTTTTTTTCTTCCTCGGGAAAGTGGATGCGTCGCAAAGGCGGTCGTTTCGGCTGCGAAACTTTGTGGATTAACTTGTTTTTTGTGGCTATACGCGCACACGAAGAGCTTGTAATGCTGTGAAGCTCAACTTTTGCGAAAAGGGCAGGGGGTCCCAACGCTATGCCGTGGGTAAGCAGCGGTAAAGGCAGGGAGAGCTCTGAGCTGCCGCTGCCCGCTGGCTGGGAGGAAGCCCGGGATTACGACGGCCGGGTGTTCTTTATCGATCACAACACTCGGCAGACCTCGTGGATAGACCCCAGAGATAGGTAAGAGGGTTGTTTGTGAGCCTTGCTGTTTCATCCGTGTGACAGTGAAAGGGAACAAGCCCCTCGGCTTCCTTCCACTGAGGATCGGAGAGGGCGCA
It includes:
- the cldn34a gene encoding claudin-34; translation: MRYLAHTAHKQFVGLLMGCVAWIITTAATGLNEWRLWHVQDTTVVSSGVAWVGIWRACFYSHTLARFEFCRKMDITAGYLPPEIVAAQVLMVLAIACGLAGNVAAFYAVRMVYFSVMRRNRLRLTFAVAGSLYVLTGVCSSVPLVWNMTSVMANQSIDFPPEFHMPSAPTQQRVGAAVAVGLAGSLLIMLCGLMFLCYRPPHGRDEPIQRTVDHSLQGSSGLTTIGPVAKTRDGGKDNPTFDPEDGQQP
- the cldn33b gene encoding putative claudin-24, whose protein sequence is MEACGRSSELLAVCLWLGGWLCALASTILPHWLSMSTELLAIESYQLGLWETCVVQDIGGMECRSYDSLLGLAHDMKLGRVLMCASLATGMLGLLVTIPGMQMVNSCRDGDGGGGGGGQAKRTLVMLGGVLAVLSGILCLIPVSYVAHLAVLRFFDEALPDVVPRWEFGDALFCGWAAGFLLCAAGVLLLVTAALGSASRRRPRPQYRYEARGGELTAAKRSEYV